The Kocuria sp. TGY1127_2 genome includes a window with the following:
- a CDS encoding LysR family transcriptional regulator substrate-binding protein yields the protein MSDSPSENSPHHDDAPRTPAPTGRQEPIGPPSEGLTVGFVPGVMPGKWFARWDERFGRSTPLERLALEEGTGLRSLTSADAHMVLVRTEAEPECLDKTRFHAVHLYEEKPVVLLPADHVLTIFDEVPLEELAEEFMLQEPENIPEWAAVSNENRNANPRKLPSMRDTGDAVELVAAGLGLLIVPMSVARHHHRKDLTYRIVEDMPRRSVALVWTKDVDGSRSDEDESVLQEFVGITRGRKASSSRGASGAKADQQVTGRTTKRPAPVRRKPGRASSSGGANSSKARSAKNPRSKSRGKKK from the coding sequence ATGAGCGACTCGCCCTCCGAGAATTCCCCCCATCACGACGACGCCCCTCGCACGCCTGCGCCAACGGGCCGTCAGGAGCCTATCGGTCCGCCCAGCGAGGGGTTGACGGTGGGGTTTGTACCCGGGGTCATGCCGGGTAAATGGTTCGCCCGGTGGGATGAGAGATTCGGCCGGTCGACGCCCCTCGAAAGACTCGCCCTGGAGGAGGGAACCGGCCTGCGTTCGCTCACTTCGGCAGACGCCCACATGGTTCTGGTGCGTACCGAGGCAGAACCGGAATGCCTGGATAAAACCCGTTTTCACGCGGTTCATCTCTACGAAGAGAAGCCCGTTGTGCTACTGCCGGCCGACCACGTCCTGACCATTTTCGACGAAGTTCCACTCGAGGAGCTCGCCGAGGAATTCATGCTTCAAGAACCCGAGAACATTCCGGAGTGGGCGGCGGTTAGCAACGAAAACCGGAATGCTAATCCACGGAAATTGCCGAGTATGCGCGACACGGGGGATGCGGTCGAACTGGTTGCTGCGGGCTTGGGCCTATTGATCGTGCCGATGTCCGTCGCGCGGCACCACCACCGCAAGGACCTGACGTACCGGATAGTCGAAGACATGCCGAGACGATCGGTTGCGCTCGTGTGGACCAAGGACGTCGATGGATCGCGCAGCGACGAAGACGAAAGTGTCCTTCAGGAATTCGTGGGGATCACGAGAGGCCGTAAAGCGTCGAGCTCTCGTGGTGCTTCGGGTGCGAAGGCTGATCAACAAGTAACCGGCCGAACCACAAAACGCCCGGCACCGGTTCGAAGGAAACCGGGCCGGGCGTCATCGTCCGGAGGAGCTAATTCTTCGAAGGCTCGCTCGGCGAAGAATCCTCGCTCGAAGTCGAGGGGGAAGAAGAAGTAG
- a CDS encoding mechanosensitive ion channel family protein, translating to MKLTAENSGNLLTDVSSLDFWLDHPLRIVLIFLIALLINLVARTVIHKVTDSIARGTKARVVAKKNSNGPQEWVEDAVTARQRQSQRAKTVGSVLRSVATIGIWTIAVLMIISELGFNIAPVIASAGIAGVALSFGAQSLVKDYLAGVSIVAEDQLGIGDVVDLGEASGTVESVGLRVTQVRDVEGTLWHVRNGEILRVGNQSQGWARTIVDVPVPYNCDIDRVTSFLLDAAERVKTETEVGHSIRGKPEVWGVEEMTGEYLTMRIAIRTAPLQQWDVARVLRVYVKQALDHNGLHIPLLNQSVIHGTQTMPIVSARSNGTTSSSPSTSSEDSSPSEPSKN from the coding sequence ATGAAACTCACAGCCGAGAATTCCGGCAACCTCCTCACGGACGTCTCAAGTCTGGACTTCTGGCTCGATCATCCGCTGCGAATCGTCCTGATCTTTTTGATCGCCCTGTTGATCAACTTGGTCGCGAGGACCGTGATCCACAAGGTCACGGACAGTATTGCGCGGGGCACGAAAGCCAGGGTCGTGGCCAAGAAGAACAGCAATGGACCTCAGGAATGGGTCGAAGACGCCGTCACGGCCCGTCAGAGGCAATCCCAACGGGCCAAAACCGTGGGATCCGTTTTGCGTTCCGTCGCGACCATCGGCATTTGGACGATCGCGGTGCTGATGATCATTTCGGAACTCGGGTTCAACATCGCTCCGGTGATCGCCAGCGCCGGAATCGCCGGTGTTGCCTTGTCCTTCGGCGCCCAATCGCTCGTCAAGGACTACTTGGCCGGCGTCTCGATCGTGGCCGAAGACCAGCTCGGTATCGGGGATGTCGTCGATCTGGGCGAGGCCAGCGGAACCGTCGAGTCAGTAGGGCTGCGCGTGACGCAGGTGCGCGACGTCGAGGGAACCCTGTGGCACGTCCGCAACGGCGAGATCCTCCGCGTGGGCAACCAGTCCCAAGGTTGGGCTCGAACCATCGTGGATGTCCCCGTCCCCTACAACTGCGATATCGATCGTGTCACCAGCTTCCTGCTCGATGCCGCAGAGCGAGTCAAGACCGAGACCGAAGTCGGCCACTCGATTCGCGGCAAACCCGAGGTTTGGGGTGTTGAGGAGATGACCGGCGAGTACCTGACCATGCGAATCGCGATTCGCACGGCTCCTCTTCAGCAGTGGGACGTCGCCCGCGTCCTCCGCGTCTATGTCAAACAGGCTTTGGACCACAATGGTCTGCACATTCCTCTGCTGAACCAGTCAGTGATTCACGGAACGCAAACCATGCCAATCGTCTCCGCGCGGTCAAACGGCACTACTTCTTCTTCCCCCTCGACTTCGAGCGAGGATTCTTCGCCGAGCGAGCCTTCGAAGAATTAG
- a CDS encoding NUDIX hydrolase, translating into MALEMDTRPAAYAVIIEQGKMLLTHWTGERHPERAGWTLPGGGLEIGETAEEAVIREAYEESGYDIQLDGILGVDSKYYDDGRERPFHSLRILYRAIITGGKAEVTDIGGSTDDVAWVPLEDLPKIRKVSLVEVAAKQYGLAY; encoded by the coding sequence ATGGCTCTTGAGATGGACACCCGACCTGCCGCTTATGCGGTCATCATTGAACAAGGCAAAATGCTTCTGACCCACTGGACGGGGGAGCGGCACCCTGAAAGAGCCGGATGGACACTTCCCGGCGGCGGTCTGGAAATCGGCGAGACGGCCGAAGAAGCTGTTATCCGTGAGGCATACGAGGAAAGCGGGTACGACATCCAGCTCGATGGGATCCTCGGAGTAGACAGCAAGTATTACGACGACGGTCGTGAGCGGCCCTTCCACAGTTTGCGTATCCTGTACCGTGCGATCATCACGGGCGGGAAAGCGGAGGTGACCGACATCGGTGGATCGACGGACGATGTCGCATGGGTTCCGCTCGAGGATCTTCCCAAGATCCGAAAAGTATCCTTGGTCGAAGTTGCGGCCAAACAGTACGGACTGGCCTATTGA
- a CDS encoding ABC transporter substrate-binding protein, which translates to MKRWMLPVIALLTSVAVVLSGCSGAGEADPDPSASDFRTIRIGKGISHESEVVAYLYAGVLSHAGYKTDVVDSPDSRTDYVNQMARGDENSVDITPDYSGNLLLDLTDGGAENPQATATPTASESDASDPRASMTPSTTPTPRPAFNIHGMSSSDISSTLPKVLPEGVTTLNTATAENKDALVVNQITAAKYKLSTIDDLAAHCKELKFGVPSGFKDKAYGSKGLQSLYGCEPGSYQEEDDQEKLSDQLADGSVGVADLFTASAAVKDNGYVVLEDPKANFIAQQVVPVVRSKELPSPAKNAINDLSGKLGTGDLEFLNRLTTGDRPISAQDAARFWLKENDS; encoded by the coding sequence GTGAAGCGTTGGATGCTGCCGGTCATTGCGTTGTTGACGTCCGTCGCCGTCGTGCTGAGTGGTTGCTCAGGTGCAGGTGAGGCCGACCCCGACCCGTCGGCATCAGACTTCCGGACCATTCGCATCGGGAAAGGGATATCACACGAATCCGAAGTGGTTGCCTACCTCTATGCGGGGGTTCTGTCTCACGCCGGGTACAAGACCGACGTAGTCGACTCTCCGGACAGCCGCACCGACTACGTGAACCAGATGGCCAGGGGAGACGAGAATTCCGTCGACATCACCCCTGATTACTCGGGAAATCTGCTGCTCGATCTGACCGACGGGGGCGCCGAGAACCCGCAGGCTACCGCCACTCCGACGGCCAGCGAGAGCGACGCGAGCGACCCTCGCGCAAGCATGACACCGTCGACGACGCCCACCCCGAGACCGGCCTTCAATATTCACGGAATGTCCAGTAGCGATATTTCCTCGACGCTGCCCAAGGTTCTGCCCGAAGGGGTGACAACGCTCAACACCGCCACTGCTGAGAACAAGGATGCTCTGGTGGTCAATCAGATCACTGCGGCCAAATACAAACTTTCCACGATCGATGATCTCGCGGCCCACTGCAAGGAACTGAAGTTCGGGGTGCCCAGCGGTTTCAAGGACAAGGCTTACGGCAGCAAGGGGCTCCAAAGCCTCTACGGGTGCGAGCCCGGAAGTTACCAAGAGGAAGACGACCAGGAGAAGCTTTCGGATCAGCTGGCCGACGGAAGCGTCGGTGTAGCCGATCTGTTCACTGCCTCCGCAGCCGTCAAGGACAACGGCTATGTGGTTCTGGAAGATCCGAAGGCCAATTTTATCGCCCAACAAGTCGTTCCTGTGGTTCGATCGAAGGAGTTGCCGTCCCCGGCGAAGAACGCCATCAACGACCTTTCCGGCAAGTTAGGGACCGGGGACTTGGAATTCCTCAACAGACTCACAACGGGTGACCGTCCGATTTCAGCTCAGGATGCGGCACGATTCTGGCTCAAGGAAAATGACTCCTGA
- a CDS encoding pyridoxal phosphate-dependent aminotransferase gives MAQFRQSTKLNNVLYDIRGPVLEEAQKMEAQGHRILRLNIGNPAPFGFEAPDAVMMDMIRHLPEAQGYSDSRGIYSARTAVVQYYQTRGIRNLDTDDVYIGNGVSEMITLSLQALCNRGDEILVPTPDYPLWTASVALSGGTPVHYQCSEEDGWNPDIEDIASKITPHTKGIVIINPNNPTGAVYSKETLQQIVDLAKEHDLILFSDEIYEKITYDDAEMINTATLAGEDALCLTFSGLSKAYRVAGYRAGWLAITGPMWKASDYVEGIKLLANMRMCANVPAQHAIQTALGGYQSINDLILPGGRLREQRDIAHRKLNSIDGVTCQQAKGALYLFPKLDAEKFGIVDDERFALDLLKEQKILVSHGTAFNWKAPDHFRLVTLPDVQTLDTALDRIGEFLSGYHQN, from the coding sequence ATGGCACAATTCCGGCAGTCAACGAAGCTGAATAACGTCCTTTACGACATCCGAGGCCCGGTACTCGAGGAAGCCCAGAAAATGGAGGCGCAAGGACATCGCATCCTTCGCCTGAACATTGGCAACCCCGCACCATTCGGTTTCGAAGCGCCGGACGCGGTCATGATGGATATGATCCGTCACTTGCCCGAGGCTCAGGGGTATTCGGACTCACGGGGGATCTACTCGGCGAGAACTGCTGTCGTCCAGTACTACCAGACGCGCGGGATCCGTAACCTCGACACTGACGACGTGTACATCGGCAATGGCGTCTCGGAAATGATCACGTTGTCTCTCCAAGCCTTGTGCAACCGGGGTGACGAAATCCTCGTCCCCACGCCGGATTATCCTTTGTGGACGGCTTCTGTGGCCCTCTCCGGTGGTACACCCGTCCATTACCAGTGCTCAGAAGAAGACGGCTGGAATCCGGATATCGAAGATATCGCGTCGAAGATCACTCCTCACACCAAGGGCATCGTGATCATCAACCCCAATAACCCGACCGGGGCGGTGTATTCCAAGGAGACCCTTCAGCAGATCGTGGACCTCGCCAAGGAACACGACCTCATCCTGTTCTCCGACGAGATATACGAAAAGATCACCTACGACGATGCGGAAATGATCAACACCGCTACTCTGGCCGGCGAGGACGCCCTGTGCTTGACGTTCTCCGGTCTGTCCAAGGCTTATCGCGTGGCAGGATACCGTGCCGGATGGTTGGCGATCACGGGACCGATGTGGAAAGCCAGCGACTACGTTGAGGGCATTAAACTCCTCGCCAACATGCGTATGTGCGCGAACGTCCCTGCCCAACATGCGATTCAGACAGCCCTGGGTGGTTATCAATCGATCAACGATTTGATCCTGCCCGGGGGCAGGCTGCGTGAACAGCGGGACATCGCTCATAGGAAGCTCAACAGCATCGACGGCGTAACATGCCAGCAGGCGAAGGGCGCACTCTATTTGTTCCCGAAGCTTGACGCAGAGAAATTTGGGATCGTGGACGACGAGCGCTTCGCCCTAGACCTTTTGAAGGAACAGAAAATTCTGGTCAGCCACGGCACCGCGTTCAACTGGAAAGCACCGGATCACTTCCGTCTGGTCACCCTGCCGGACGTCCAGACACTGGACACGGCCTTGGACCGTATCGGTGAATTCCTGAGCGGGTATCACCAGAACTGA
- a CDS encoding exodeoxyribonuclease VII small subunit, whose translation MPQEDFTPVEELSYEQAREELMGIVSKLESGASSLEESLSLWERGEALAQRCEEWLDGAKKRLDAAKERRAQSDQEPSQ comes from the coding sequence ATGCCACAAGAAGACTTCACCCCCGTTGAAGAGCTCAGCTACGAACAGGCTCGGGAAGAATTGATGGGAATCGTATCCAAACTCGAGTCCGGCGCCTCAAGCCTCGAAGAATCCCTCTCCCTGTGGGAGCGCGGGGAAGCACTCGCACAACGGTGCGAAGAATGGTTGGACGGTGCGAAGAAGAGGTTGGACGCGGCGAAAGAGCGCCGCGCCCAATCGGATCAGGAACCTTCCCAATAG